One region of Triticum aestivum cultivar Chinese Spring chromosome 6B, IWGSC CS RefSeq v2.1, whole genome shotgun sequence genomic DNA includes:
- the LOC123137610 gene encoding O-glucosyltransferase rumi homolog isoform X2, whose product MATAAADAAAAVPDARRWSKAGPSSPVTTAIFLFFFVVVVGVLVSARWITTTTHLAITNLDQWRTQPAILTATLTTSIPAIPAGPPPPRPTYSLSCSAPPLTRDPDIPSNISQTLSLALSSNATCASVPDPQPIPPAAAADADANATCPTYFRFIHEDLHPWRAVGGITRAMLDRARATANFRLVVLRGRAYIERIAPAFQTRDLFTIWGILQLLRRYPGRVPDLDLMFDCVDWPVVHADEYQGDNATAMPPLFRYCGDNETLDVVFPDWSFWGWAEINIKPWDALQKDLNEGNKKVRWIDREPYAYWKGNPDVAAIRQELVKCNVSSEQEWNARIFKQDWIKESKAGYKKSNLASQCTHRYKIYIEGSAWSVSEKYILACDSMTLVIKPKYYDFFSRVLMPTQHYWPVRDDNKCGSIKYAVDWGNSHKKKAHQIGKKASKFIQQELSMDYIYDYMFHLLTEYAKLLRFKPTKPPEAVEVCPESLACQAIGREKKFMQDSMVKSANVAGPCNLPPPFSPEEYKKLQQRKEKSIKQVETLDQNASKLEERNSSKPEDSNPGERNASKPEDSNPEERNASKPEEQNASKPEDSNPKERNASKPEERNAAKPEE is encoded by the exons ATGGCCacggccgccgccgacgccgccgccgccgtccctgacgCCCGGAGGTGGAGCAAGGCCGGCCCTTCGTCGCCGGTCACCaccgccatcttcctcttcttcttcgtcgtcgtggtcggcgtcctcgtctccgcccGTTGGATCACCACCACC ACTCATCTGGCAATCACCAATCTGGATCAGTGGCGCACACAGCCG GCAATCCTGACGGCCACGCTTACCACCTCCATCCCCGCCATCCcggccggcccgccgccgccgcgccccacctACTCCCTCTCCTGCTCGGCGCCGCCGCTCACCCGCGACCCCGACATCCCCAGCAACATCTCCCAGACCCTCTCCCTCGCGCTCTCCTCCAACGCCACCTGCGCCTCCGTCCCCGACCCCCAGCCgatcccccccgccgccgccgccgacgccgacgccaacGCCACCTGCCCCACCTACTTCCGCTTCATCCACGAGGACCTCCACCCATGGCGCGCGGTGGGGGGCATCACGCGCGCGATGCTCGaccgcgcgcgcgccaccgccaaCTTCCGCCTCGTCGTGCTCCGCGGCCGGGCCTACATCGAGCGCATCGCGCCGGCCTTCCAGACGCGCGACCTCTTCACCATTTGGGGCATCCTCCAGCTGCTCCGCCGCTACCCTGGCCGCGTCCCCGACCTCGACCTCATGTTCGACTGCGTGGACTGGCCGGTTGTCCACGCCGACGAGTACCAGGGGGACAACGCCACCGCCATGCCGCCGCTTTTCCGCTACTGCGGCGACAACGAGACGCTCGACGTAGTCTTCCCGGACTGGTCCTTCTGGGGCTG GGCCGAGATAAATATAAAGCCGTGGGATGCACTGCAGAAGGATTTGAATGAAGGCAATAAGAAGGTGAGATGGATAGATAGAGAACCTTATGCTTACTGGAAAGGGAATCCAGACGTCGCAGCTATAAGGCAAGAGCTGGTTAAGTGTAATGTGTCCAGTGAACAAGAATGGAATGCACGGATTTTCAAACAG GATTGGATCAAAGAAAGCAAGGCAGGATACAAGAAATCAAATTTGGCCAGTCAATGCACCCATAG GTACAAGATCTACATTGAAGGATCAGCATGGTCAGTCAGTGAGAAGTATATCCTAGCTTGTGATTCCATGACGCTGGTGATTAAACCAAAATACTACGATTTCTTCTCAAGGGTGCTGATGCCCACTCAGCATTATTGGCCAGTTCGAGATGACAATAAGTGTGGCTCCATAAAGTATGCTGTTGACTGGGGAAATTCTCACAAGAAAAAG GCACATCAAATAGGAAAGAAGGCAAGCAAGTTCATTCAACAAGAACTTAGTATGGACTATATATACGATTACATGTTTCACCTCTTAACTGAGTATGCTAAGCTCCTAAGATTCAAGCCAACCAAGCCACCTGAAGCTGTTGAGGTCTGTCCCGAATCTTTGGCCTGCCAAGCCATAGGTCGGGAGAAGAAGTTTATGCAAGACTCCATGGTGAAGTCTGCTAACGTTGCAGGCCCATGCAATCTGCCTCCTCCCTTCAGCCCTGAGGAATACAAAAAGCTACAACAGAGGAAAGAAAAGTCAATTAAACAGGTCGAAACGTTGGATCAAAATGCTTCAAAGCTCGAGGAGCGAAATTCTTCAAAACCTGAGGATAGCAATCCCGGGGAACGAAATGCTTCAAAACCTGAGGATAGCAATCCCGAGGAGCGAAATGCTTCAAAGCCCGAGGAGCAAAATGCTTCAAAACCTGAGGATAGCAATCCCAAGGAGCGAAATGCTTCAAAGCCCGAGGAGCGAAATGCTGCAAAGCCCGAGGAGTGA
- the LOC123137610 gene encoding O-glucosyltransferase rumi homolog isoform X3, with amino-acid sequence MLDRARATANFRLVVLRGRAYIERIAPAFQTRDLFTIWGILQLLRRYPGRVPDLDLMFDCVDWPVVHADEYQGDNATAMPPLFRYCGDNETLDVVFPDWSFWGWAEINIKPWDALQKDLNEGNKKVRWIDREPYAYWKGNPDVAAIRQELVKCNVSSEQEWNARIFKQDWIKESKAGYKKSNLASQCTHRYKIYIEGSAWSVSEKYILACDSMTLVIKPKYYDFFSRVLMPTQHYWPVRDDNKCGSIKYAVDWGNSHKKKAHQIGKKASKFIQQELSMDYIYDYMFHLLTEYAKLLRFKPTKPPEAVEVCPESLACQAIGREKKFMQDSMVKSANVAGPCNLPPPFSPEEYKKLQQRKEKSIKQVETLDQNASKLEERNSSKPEDSNPGERNASKPEDSNPEERNASKPEEQNASKPEDSNPKERNASKPEERNAAKPEE; translated from the exons ATGCTCGaccgcgcgcgcgccaccgccaaCTTCCGCCTCGTCGTGCTCCGCGGCCGGGCCTACATCGAGCGCATCGCGCCGGCCTTCCAGACGCGCGACCTCTTCACCATTTGGGGCATCCTCCAGCTGCTCCGCCGCTACCCTGGCCGCGTCCCCGACCTCGACCTCATGTTCGACTGCGTGGACTGGCCGGTTGTCCACGCCGACGAGTACCAGGGGGACAACGCCACCGCCATGCCGCCGCTTTTCCGCTACTGCGGCGACAACGAGACGCTCGACGTAGTCTTCCCGGACTGGTCCTTCTGGGGCTG GGCCGAGATAAATATAAAGCCGTGGGATGCACTGCAGAAGGATTTGAATGAAGGCAATAAGAAGGTGAGATGGATAGATAGAGAACCTTATGCTTACTGGAAAGGGAATCCAGACGTCGCAGCTATAAGGCAAGAGCTGGTTAAGTGTAATGTGTCCAGTGAACAAGAATGGAATGCACGGATTTTCAAACAG GATTGGATCAAAGAAAGCAAGGCAGGATACAAGAAATCAAATTTGGCCAGTCAATGCACCCATAG GTACAAGATCTACATTGAAGGATCAGCATGGTCAGTCAGTGAGAAGTATATCCTAGCTTGTGATTCCATGACGCTGGTGATTAAACCAAAATACTACGATTTCTTCTCAAGGGTGCTGATGCCCACTCAGCATTATTGGCCAGTTCGAGATGACAATAAGTGTGGCTCCATAAAGTATGCTGTTGACTGGGGAAATTCTCACAAGAAAAAG GCACATCAAATAGGAAAGAAGGCAAGCAAGTTCATTCAACAAGAACTTAGTATGGACTATATATACGATTACATGTTTCACCTCTTAACTGAGTATGCTAAGCTCCTAAGATTCAAGCCAACCAAGCCACCTGAAGCTGTTGAGGTCTGTCCCGAATCTTTGGCCTGCCAAGCCATAGGTCGGGAGAAGAAGTTTATGCAAGACTCCATGGTGAAGTCTGCTAACGTTGCAGGCCCATGCAATCTGCCTCCTCCCTTCAGCCCTGAGGAATACAAAAAGCTACAACAGAGGAAAGAAAAGTCAATTAAACAGGTCGAAACGTTGGATCAAAATGCTTCAAAGCTCGAGGAGCGAAATTCTTCAAAACCTGAGGATAGCAATCCCGGGGAACGAAATGCTTCAAAACCTGAGGATAGCAATCCCGAGGAGCGAAATGCTTCAAAGCCCGAGGAGCAAAATGCTTCAAAACCTGAGGATAGCAATCCCAAGGAGCGAAATGCTTCAAAGCCCGAGGAGCGAAATGCTGCAAAGCCCGAGGAGTGA
- the LOC123137610 gene encoding O-glucosyltransferase rumi homolog isoform X1 yields MATAAADAAAAVPDARRWSKAGPSSPVTTAIFLFFFVVVVGVLVSARWITTTVSPAFFCSQVSLSVRMFREEPPLGDPLGSYLHGFDLSSCVQTHLAITNLDQWRTQPAILTATLTTSIPAIPAGPPPPRPTYSLSCSAPPLTRDPDIPSNISQTLSLALSSNATCASVPDPQPIPPAAAADADANATCPTYFRFIHEDLHPWRAVGGITRAMLDRARATANFRLVVLRGRAYIERIAPAFQTRDLFTIWGILQLLRRYPGRVPDLDLMFDCVDWPVVHADEYQGDNATAMPPLFRYCGDNETLDVVFPDWSFWGWAEINIKPWDALQKDLNEGNKKVRWIDREPYAYWKGNPDVAAIRQELVKCNVSSEQEWNARIFKQDWIKESKAGYKKSNLASQCTHRYKIYIEGSAWSVSEKYILACDSMTLVIKPKYYDFFSRVLMPTQHYWPVRDDNKCGSIKYAVDWGNSHKKKAHQIGKKASKFIQQELSMDYIYDYMFHLLTEYAKLLRFKPTKPPEAVEVCPESLACQAIGREKKFMQDSMVKSANVAGPCNLPPPFSPEEYKKLQQRKEKSIKQVETLDQNASKLEERNSSKPEDSNPGERNASKPEDSNPEERNASKPEEQNASKPEDSNPKERNASKPEERNAAKPEE; encoded by the exons ATGGCCacggccgccgccgacgccgccgccgccgtccctgacgCCCGGAGGTGGAGCAAGGCCGGCCCTTCGTCGCCGGTCACCaccgccatcttcctcttcttcttcgtcgtcgtggtcggcgtcctcgtctccgcccGTTGGATCACCACCACCGTGAGTCCGGCCTTTTTTTGCTCGCAAGTTTCTCTTTCCGTGAGAATGTTTAGGGAAGAACCACCGCTCGGCGATCCGTTAGGCTCTTACTTACACGGATTTGATTTGTCATCATGCGTGCAGACTCATCTGGCAATCACCAATCTGGATCAGTGGCGCACACAGCCG GCAATCCTGACGGCCACGCTTACCACCTCCATCCCCGCCATCCcggccggcccgccgccgccgcgccccacctACTCCCTCTCCTGCTCGGCGCCGCCGCTCACCCGCGACCCCGACATCCCCAGCAACATCTCCCAGACCCTCTCCCTCGCGCTCTCCTCCAACGCCACCTGCGCCTCCGTCCCCGACCCCCAGCCgatcccccccgccgccgccgccgacgccgacgccaacGCCACCTGCCCCACCTACTTCCGCTTCATCCACGAGGACCTCCACCCATGGCGCGCGGTGGGGGGCATCACGCGCGCGATGCTCGaccgcgcgcgcgccaccgccaaCTTCCGCCTCGTCGTGCTCCGCGGCCGGGCCTACATCGAGCGCATCGCGCCGGCCTTCCAGACGCGCGACCTCTTCACCATTTGGGGCATCCTCCAGCTGCTCCGCCGCTACCCTGGCCGCGTCCCCGACCTCGACCTCATGTTCGACTGCGTGGACTGGCCGGTTGTCCACGCCGACGAGTACCAGGGGGACAACGCCACCGCCATGCCGCCGCTTTTCCGCTACTGCGGCGACAACGAGACGCTCGACGTAGTCTTCCCGGACTGGTCCTTCTGGGGCTG GGCCGAGATAAATATAAAGCCGTGGGATGCACTGCAGAAGGATTTGAATGAAGGCAATAAGAAGGTGAGATGGATAGATAGAGAACCTTATGCTTACTGGAAAGGGAATCCAGACGTCGCAGCTATAAGGCAAGAGCTGGTTAAGTGTAATGTGTCCAGTGAACAAGAATGGAATGCACGGATTTTCAAACAG GATTGGATCAAAGAAAGCAAGGCAGGATACAAGAAATCAAATTTGGCCAGTCAATGCACCCATAG GTACAAGATCTACATTGAAGGATCAGCATGGTCAGTCAGTGAGAAGTATATCCTAGCTTGTGATTCCATGACGCTGGTGATTAAACCAAAATACTACGATTTCTTCTCAAGGGTGCTGATGCCCACTCAGCATTATTGGCCAGTTCGAGATGACAATAAGTGTGGCTCCATAAAGTATGCTGTTGACTGGGGAAATTCTCACAAGAAAAAG GCACATCAAATAGGAAAGAAGGCAAGCAAGTTCATTCAACAAGAACTTAGTATGGACTATATATACGATTACATGTTTCACCTCTTAACTGAGTATGCTAAGCTCCTAAGATTCAAGCCAACCAAGCCACCTGAAGCTGTTGAGGTCTGTCCCGAATCTTTGGCCTGCCAAGCCATAGGTCGGGAGAAGAAGTTTATGCAAGACTCCATGGTGAAGTCTGCTAACGTTGCAGGCCCATGCAATCTGCCTCCTCCCTTCAGCCCTGAGGAATACAAAAAGCTACAACAGAGGAAAGAAAAGTCAATTAAACAGGTCGAAACGTTGGATCAAAATGCTTCAAAGCTCGAGGAGCGAAATTCTTCAAAACCTGAGGATAGCAATCCCGGGGAACGAAATGCTTCAAAACCTGAGGATAGCAATCCCGAGGAGCGAAATGCTTCAAAGCCCGAGGAGCAAAATGCTTCAAAACCTGAGGATAGCAATCCCAAGGAGCGAAATGCTTCAAAGCCCGAGGAGCGAAATGCTGCAAAGCCCGAGGAGTGA